A genomic window from Bacillota bacterium includes:
- a CDS encoding cold-shock protein encodes MRGTVKWFNAEKGYGFISKEDGTGDVFVHYTAIQSEGFRSLNEGDVVEFDVEEGRKGPQAQNVTKVV; translated from the coding sequence TTGCGAGGTACGGTAAAGTGGTTCAACGCTGAGAAGGGCTACGGATTCATCAGCAAGGAAGACGGCACCGGAGACGTTTTCGTCCATTACACCGCCATCCAGTCCGAGGGCTTCAGGAGCCTCAACGAGGGCGATGTCGTGGAGTTCGACGTCGAAGAGGGACGCAAAGGCCCGCAGGCCCAGAACGTGACGAAGGTTGTCTGA
- a CDS encoding DUF1540 domain-containing protein has translation MNNCHYWAKDNYCNAEQIMVSSDRTGDTTPHTFNALQAADFPHTPVKSCMDTCCKTFVTREGDARADGIKKME, from the coding sequence GTGAACAACTGCCACTACTGGGCGAAGGACAACTACTGCAACGCGGAGCAGATAATGGTGAGTTCCGATAGGACCGGGGATACCACGCCCCACACCTTCAACGCCCTGCAGGCGGCCGATTTCCCGCACACACCGGTGAAAAGCTGCATGGATACCTGCTGCAAGACCTTCGTAACACGGGAGGGCGACGCCCGCGCTGACGGGATCAAGAAGATGGAGTAG
- a CDS encoding D-glycerate dehydrogenase: MSQFKVFVTREIPRAGLDLLGTRCEFTVGSYEEKPLAEAEIRNGLKGADALLCLLTERITREILSDCHVKIVANAAVGYDNIDVKAATELGIPVTNTPGVLTETTADFAFSLLMSSARRIAEADRFVRAGKFTGWGMMMLLGNDVYGKTLGIVGMGRIGRAVAKRGKGFGMKIVYTDQARNPEAEAELGAEFVSKETLFRSADFVSLHVPLTPETRHFVGAAEFALMKPTSHLINTARGPVVDEQALLQALKDRKIAGAGLDVYEREPQVTAGLMELDNVTLAPHLASASVETRSRMATMAVENIFAVMDGRRPPNLVNPDVYAARG, encoded by the coding sequence ATGTCACAGTTCAAGGTGTTCGTCACGCGAGAGATACCGCGGGCAGGTCTTGACCTGCTGGGAACGAGGTGCGAGTTCACGGTAGGGTCGTATGAGGAAAAGCCGCTCGCGGAGGCCGAGATAAGGAATGGACTGAAGGGGGCAGACGCGCTCCTTTGCCTCCTGACCGAACGAATCACGAGGGAGATCCTCTCCGACTGCCACGTCAAGATCGTCGCCAACGCTGCGGTTGGATACGATAACATCGATGTCAAGGCCGCGACCGAACTCGGTATCCCCGTCACGAACACGCCGGGAGTTCTCACGGAGACCACGGCGGACTTCGCGTTCTCCCTGCTCATGTCGTCGGCAAGGAGAATCGCGGAGGCGGACAGGTTCGTCAGGGCCGGGAAGTTCACCGGCTGGGGTATGATGATGCTCCTCGGCAACGACGTGTACGGCAAGACCCTGGGCATCGTGGGCATGGGCCGGATCGGGCGCGCGGTCGCGAAGCGCGGCAAGGGATTCGGGATGAAGATAGTCTACACTGACCAGGCGCGGAATCCCGAGGCAGAGGCCGAACTCGGCGCGGAGTTCGTCTCGAAGGAGACGCTGTTCAGGTCGGCCGACTTCGTCTCCCTCCACGTCCCGCTCACGCCCGAGACGCGCCACTTCGTGGGTGCCGCTGAGTTCGCACTGATGAAGCCCACCTCCCACCTGATCAATACTGCCAGAGGGCCGGTCGTCGACGAGCAGGCCCTGCTTCAGGCGCTCAAGGACAGGAAGATCGCCGGCGCCGGCCTTGACGTGTACGAGCGCGAACCTCAGGTGACAGCCGGCTTGATGGAACTGGACAACGTCACCCTCGCCCCGCACCTCGCGAGCGCGAGCGTGGAAACGCGGTCGCGAATGGCCACCATGGCCGTGGAGAACATCTTCGCGGTTATGGACGGCCGGCGTCCTCCGAATCTGGTAAACCCCGACGTCTACGCAGCGCGAGGCTGA
- a CDS encoding cyclic lactone autoinducer peptide → MKKVLTILATLISIVAAANVAGACVCVFYQPEVE, encoded by the coding sequence ATGAAGAAGGTACTTACCATCCTTGCAACCCTTATCAGCATTGTCGCAGCAGCCAACGTAGCTGGAGCATGCGTCTGCGTGTTCTACCAGCCGGAGGTCGAGTAG
- a CDS encoding amidohydrolase: MAERADWILINATIHTVSSGVARAMALRDGRVMVVGERELVKGYAGPRTRVTDLGGATVVPGLIDSHLHFEKLGMANLQLDFALKSKDETLDILAEAARATATGKWLEGRGWNNALWPGGEYPTRHDLDRVSPSNPVFLKRACGHACWVNSLALAMAGVDRNTPDPPDGEIVRDETGEATGILVEKAMALVSRVIPPPGAAERKRAMVEADRLCLAAGLTGIHDAGVDLETIPLIEDLLKEDAVRVRLYEMLLWDVTGRNYLREARPVASRFHDRLTVRCIKAIADGSLGTRSAAMLDGYSDRPDWSGVVNYSEEQVSEMITSCLESGWQLALHCIGDRANRLFLDQYEEAAWARGLAGRPTGDSPRFRCEHAQVVAPGDIPRFASLGIIPSMQPVHASSDMNMAESRVGAERVHGAYAWRSFLATGARIPAGSDAPVESPNPFWGIYAAVTRQDFNGNPPGGWYPEQRMSRQEALRAFTIDAAYAAFEEDLKGSFEPGKLADAVIIDRDIMTCPALEIRDTRVLGTISGGRMVYRSADLAVPE, from the coding sequence ATGGCTGAACGTGCTGACTGGATTCTGATTAACGCGACCATCCATACTGTCTCGTCTGGAGTTGCCCGTGCGATGGCACTGCGGGACGGCCGTGTCATGGTGGTCGGAGAGCGCGAGCTCGTTAAGGGTTACGCGGGCCCGCGCACGAGGGTCACCGACCTCGGCGGTGCGACGGTGGTCCCCGGACTGATAGATTCCCACCTGCACTTCGAGAAACTTGGGATGGCGAACCTGCAACTCGACTTCGCTCTGAAATCGAAGGACGAGACACTTGACATTCTGGCGGAGGCAGCGCGGGCAACGGCTACGGGCAAATGGTTGGAGGGCCGCGGCTGGAACAACGCGCTCTGGCCGGGCGGCGAGTACCCGACTCGTCACGACCTGGACAGGGTGAGCCCGTCCAATCCGGTGTTCCTCAAGAGGGCCTGCGGTCACGCATGCTGGGTCAACTCGCTCGCCCTGGCTATGGCCGGCGTGGACCGGAACACGCCCGACCCACCGGACGGCGAGATCGTCCGTGACGAGACGGGCGAGGCGACGGGTATCCTCGTCGAGAAGGCCATGGCGCTGGTGTCCAGGGTTATTCCCCCACCCGGCGCCGCCGAGCGCAAGAGGGCGATGGTGGAGGCGGACAGGCTCTGTCTCGCCGCCGGCCTCACCGGTATCCACGACGCGGGGGTGGACCTCGAAACAATCCCGCTCATCGAGGACCTGTTGAAGGAGGACGCCGTGCGCGTCCGCCTGTACGAGATGCTTCTCTGGGACGTCACCGGCCGTAATTATCTCAGGGAAGCCAGACCGGTCGCCAGCCGGTTCCATGACCGACTCACGGTGCGGTGTATCAAGGCGATCGCGGACGGCTCCCTGGGCACCCGCAGCGCGGCAATGCTGGATGGTTACTCCGACAGGCCGGATTGGTCCGGCGTCGTGAATTACTCGGAGGAACAGGTATCGGAAATGATAACCTCCTGCCTCGAGTCGGGGTGGCAGCTGGCACTCCACTGCATCGGCGACAGGGCGAACCGCCTGTTCCTCGACCAATACGAAGAGGCGGCGTGGGCCCGCGGCCTCGCGGGGCGGCCTACGGGTGACTCTCCGCGGTTCAGGTGCGAGCACGCGCAGGTGGTCGCCCCTGGCGACATACCGAGGTTCGCGTCTCTCGGCATCATCCCTTCAATGCAGCCCGTGCACGCCAGTTCGGATATGAACATGGCGGAATCCCGGGTCGGAGCAGAGAGGGTCCATGGGGCCTACGCCTGGCGTTCGTTCCTGGCTACGGGCGCGAGGATCCCCGCCGGGAGCGACGCGCCCGTCGAATCCCCGAATCCGTTCTGGGGGATCTATGCAGCTGTAACCAGGCAGGACTTCAACGGCAACCCGCCGGGCGGGTGGTACCCGGAGCAGCGTATGTCGAGACAGGAGGCGCTCCGCGCGTTCACTATCGACGCCGCGTACGCCGCATTTGAGGAGGACCTCAAGGGTTCGTTCGAGCCCGGAAAGTTGGCAGATGCGGTGATTATCGACCGGGACATCATGACCTGCCCCGCGCTGGAGATCCGTGACACCAGGGTCCTGGGCACGATCTCCGGCGGCAGGATGGTCTACAGGTCAGCCGATCTCGCTGTCCCCGAATGA
- a CDS encoding small multi-drug export protein: protein MATLFQMLSKHFLGGIRYVWIAALPVSELRVAIPLAIHAGVNPFEALALCVIGNLLPVLPLLWVFQPVTSWLRRHAALKRPVEWMWASNLRKSRSIRAYGLVGLAVFVAIPAPGTGAWTGAIIASLLKMPFWSSAVALSMGVVIAGIIVTALSVMAL from the coding sequence ATGGCAACCCTGTTTCAGATGTTGAGCAAGCACTTTCTCGGCGGCATCAGATACGTGTGGATCGCGGCCCTCCCCGTGTCCGAACTGCGGGTCGCCATCCCTCTCGCGATACACGCCGGGGTCAATCCATTTGAGGCCTTGGCTTTGTGCGTAATCGGAAACCTCCTCCCCGTCCTGCCTCTACTGTGGGTATTCCAGCCGGTCACCTCGTGGCTCCGGAGACACGCCGCGCTCAAGCGGCCCGTTGAGTGGATGTGGGCCAGCAATCTCAGGAAATCCCGCTCGATCCGCGCTTACGGCCTCGTGGGGCTCGCCGTGTTTGTCGCCATACCGGCTCCCGGTACGGGCGCGTGGACGGGGGCAATCATTGCCTCTCTGCTCAAGATGCCGTTCTGGTCTTCGGCGGTTGCCCTTTCCATGGGCGTCGTGATCGCGGGGATAATCGTGACGGCCCTCAGTGTCATGGCCCTCTAA
- the mutT gene encoding 8-oxo-dGTP diphosphatase MutT, protein MLQYGDERARPTVIVTAGIVEREGKVLIAQRRRGSDLAYKWEFPGGKIEPGESPEQCIERELREELGIEVRAGDIYHAFFHDYPESRVLLLCYRCAIVDGEPRALECESVRWVDLEGLRELDDGRMVGADVRLVERLLSRGLP, encoded by the coding sequence GTGTTGCAGTATGGAGACGAACGTGCCCGCCCGACCGTCATCGTCACGGCCGGCATCGTCGAGCGGGAGGGGAAGGTGCTGATCGCGCAGAGGCGGAGAGGCTCCGACCTGGCGTACAAGTGGGAGTTCCCGGGCGGGAAAATCGAGCCGGGCGAGTCCCCCGAACAGTGCATTGAGCGCGAACTCCGCGAGGAACTCGGTATAGAAGTGAGGGCGGGTGACATCTATCACGCTTTCTTCCACGATTACCCTGAGTCCCGCGTCCTGCTGCTGTGCTACAGGTGCGCCATCGTTGACGGGGAGCCCCGAGCCCTCGAGTGCGAATCCGTCAGGTGGGTGGACCTTGAAGGCCTCCGTGAACTGGACGACGGGCGGATGGTTGGAGCCGACGTGCGGCTCGTCGAGAGGTTGCTCTCGCGGGGACTGCCCTGA
- a CDS encoding MFS transporter, with amino-acid sequence MVVPLDISNALLVPALLFVTVVAMTPNSIIVPGLPLVATGLGVTRPVVGMLITAYTISSGISALFVGMAADSAGRKRVLIPALLLYAGGGVLPLFTRDFGMILAGRAVQGVGGAGLMSSVYGLIGDAYTCPQDRNRVLGTVTGTIAISEVAVPLVGGALAQLGWKAPFAVYALAIPAAVLCVAVLPRPCLSRRGTAEYARGLAPVLGSRAMLAALVAKFAATGAYFVLLTSAPFMVALRLRGSSFLAGLLMIPMGITWAASALSLRRLTERFSSRMLTMVGFALLTIAACGMALAWSEGSMALMFAFWGAGSGLVNPSLLSIIIECAGESYRGAASSLHGCVALVGGSLGPVAAGFLATPSGDPAPAFYLAAAVMVGAAALFAYLTSSAPRRGGATMEE; translated from the coding sequence TTGGTGGTTCCGTTGGACATTTCGAACGCACTTCTCGTCCCGGCGCTCCTCTTCGTCACCGTGGTGGCGATGACGCCGAACTCCATAATCGTCCCCGGATTGCCCCTGGTGGCAACCGGCCTCGGCGTCACGCGACCCGTGGTCGGGATGCTGATTACAGCCTACACCATCAGCTCGGGTATCTCCGCGTTGTTCGTGGGGATGGCCGCCGACAGCGCCGGCCGCAAGAGGGTGCTCATCCCCGCGCTGTTACTGTACGCCGGCGGTGGCGTCTTGCCCCTGTTCACCAGGGATTTCGGGATGATCCTGGCGGGTCGGGCCGTGCAGGGAGTCGGCGGCGCCGGCCTCATGTCGAGTGTCTACGGCCTCATCGGAGACGCCTATACCTGTCCGCAGGACAGGAACAGGGTGCTCGGGACGGTGACGGGGACGATAGCCATTTCGGAGGTGGCCGTCCCCCTCGTGGGGGGCGCCCTCGCGCAACTGGGCTGGAAAGCCCCGTTTGCCGTGTACGCGCTTGCCATCCCCGCCGCCGTTCTCTGCGTCGCAGTCCTGCCCCGCCCGTGTTTGTCGAGGCGTGGCACGGCGGAATACGCCCGGGGGCTCGCACCAGTCCTTGGGTCGCGAGCCATGCTGGCCGCGCTGGTGGCGAAGTTCGCGGCCACGGGCGCGTACTTCGTGCTCCTCACGTCGGCGCCGTTCATGGTCGCGCTGCGCCTTCGCGGTTCGAGCTTCCTGGCGGGGCTGCTCATGATCCCGATGGGAATTACCTGGGCTGCCTCCGCGCTCAGCCTGAGGAGGCTCACGGAGAGATTCTCTTCCAGGATGCTCACGATGGTGGGGTTTGCCTTGCTCACGATCGCGGCGTGCGGCATGGCCCTGGCATGGTCGGAGGGCTCCATGGCCCTCATGTTCGCGTTCTGGGGCGCGGGCTCGGGCCTCGTAAACCCGTCGCTCTTGTCGATCATCATAGAGTGTGCTGGGGAATCGTATAGGGGAGCGGCATCATCGCTGCACGGTTGTGTCGCGCTGGTGGGAGGCAGCCTCGGGCCTGTTGCGGCTGGCTTCCTGGCCACGCCCTCGGGGGACCCCGCTCCGGCGTTCTATCTCGCCGCGGCCGTGATGGTAGGGGCGGCCGCGTTGTTCGCGTACTTGACGTCCTCCGCGCCACGCCGCGGGGGAGCCACGATGGAGGAATAG
- a CDS encoding homoserine dehydrogenase — protein MSGVARNIAEGRFRIGMVGFGNAGREFARILLERGDELGRQAGVRLLVTGIHTRTRGTVSDGEGIDLAAALEHLDETGRLPSAGEHAPETRDSVSFIRSCPADAIVEVTTLDVMSGEPATTHIETAFRVGMHVVTANKGPIAWHYRRLDALAREAGRRLLFESTVMDGAPVFNLVRRCLKGCSISGFTGILNSTTNFILDRVNAGESFDSALRRAQAMGIAEADPSLDIDGWDSAAKTAALMNVLMDAGVTPLDIRREGIRGVTRPRGPLRLVCRGGRQGGSVRLETVPEGHLFTTVAGTSSVLVLHTDLMGDLVIVENEPGVTQTAYGILSDILELTGN, from the coding sequence GTGTCAGGAGTGGCTCGAAACATCGCGGAGGGGCGGTTCCGGATCGGGATGGTGGGGTTCGGGAACGCCGGAAGGGAATTCGCGCGAATCCTCCTCGAGCGGGGAGACGAGCTGGGGCGTCAGGCCGGCGTCAGGCTGCTCGTCACCGGGATCCACACCCGCACCAGGGGAACGGTGTCCGACGGGGAAGGGATCGACCTCGCGGCCGCGCTCGAGCACCTCGACGAGACGGGCCGCCTGCCGTCCGCCGGGGAACACGCGCCGGAAACGAGGGATTCCGTCTCTTTCATCCGCTCGTGCCCCGCGGACGCGATAGTCGAAGTTACTACGCTGGACGTCATGAGCGGCGAGCCCGCTACCACCCACATCGAGACCGCCTTCCGCGTGGGGATGCACGTCGTCACGGCCAACAAGGGGCCAATCGCGTGGCATTACCGGCGCCTTGATGCCCTCGCCCGCGAGGCCGGGAGGCGGCTCCTGTTCGAGTCGACGGTCATGGACGGTGCGCCCGTCTTCAACCTGGTGAGGCGATGTCTCAAGGGGTGCTCCATAAGCGGTTTCACCGGCATCCTGAACTCGACGACGAACTTCATCCTGGACCGCGTCAACGCGGGGGAATCGTTCGATTCGGCCTTGAGGCGGGCGCAGGCAATGGGCATCGCCGAAGCGGACCCGAGTCTCGACATCGACGGGTGGGACTCGGCGGCCAAGACCGCGGCCCTGATGAACGTACTAATGGACGCCGGTGTGACCCCCCTCGACATCCGGCGGGAGGGCATACGGGGCGTCACCCGCCCCCGAGGCCCGCTCAGGCTGGTGTGTCGCGGCGGTCGCCAGGGCGGCAGCGTCCGGCTCGAGACCGTCCCCGAGGGGCACCTGTTCACGACCGTCGCGGGGACCTCATCAGTTCTCGTGCTCCATACCGACCTGATGGGTGATCTCGTGATCGTCGAGAACGAGCCGGGCGTCACGCAAACTGCCTACGGAATACTGAGCGACATACTGGAACTCACAGGCAATTAA
- a CDS encoding inorganic diphosphatase, whose product MDVDVVVEIPKFSVNKYEYDESRRMFVLDRVLYSSVHYPTDYGYIPGTLAEDGDPIDIMVVLAVPTFPGCLVRARVVGALLMEDEKGRDVKIISVAVRDPRNDELRELGHLGSHVRREIEDFFATYKSLEGKVTRVEGWRDREFAEKEIDDACARYAAHGKG is encoded by the coding sequence GTGGACGTCGACGTGGTAGTCGAGATACCCAAGTTCAGCGTCAACAAGTATGAATACGACGAGTCGAGGCGGATGTTCGTGCTCGACAGGGTGCTCTATTCCTCCGTGCATTACCCCACCGATTACGGATACATCCCTGGAACGTTGGCGGAGGACGGCGATCCCATTGACATTATGGTGGTCCTGGCAGTGCCGACGTTCCCAGGGTGTCTCGTGCGCGCGAGGGTGGTCGGCGCCCTGCTGATGGAGGACGAAAAGGGCAGGGACGTCAAGATCATCTCGGTCGCGGTGCGCGACCCGCGGAACGACGAGCTACGGGAACTTGGGCATCTTGGTTCCCACGTCAGAAGGGAGATCGAAGACTTCTTCGCCACTTACAAGAGCCTCGAAGGAAAGGTCACGCGCGTCGAGGGCTGGCGCGACAGGGAATTCGCGGAGAAGGAGATCGATGACGCGTGCGCGAGGTACGCCGCGCATGGGAAGGGCTGA